The following coding sequences lie in one Corynebacterium humireducens NBRC 106098 = DSM 45392 genomic window:
- a CDS encoding RNA polymerase sigma factor: MTQTQTDRRLVADYISGDLRAFTTIVERHRARLLWVARRYGHNEDDAQDILQEALFKASCSLHTWRHESSLSTWLHRLVMNSGWDFRNHRRHLEVPSLDDGAVPHDINPLLASDPISRTEETLQLHQSLARLHPDQRRALWLIDIEGWTIGHVAEREGVRPGTIKSRRNRAREALRAELARECSTVTER, encoded by the coding sequence ATGACACAGACACAGACCGACCGGCGCCTGGTCGCCGACTACATCAGCGGGGATCTACGGGCCTTCACCACGATCGTCGAGAGGCACCGTGCGCGGCTGCTGTGGGTGGCGCGCCGCTACGGGCACAACGAGGACGACGCACAGGACATCCTGCAGGAGGCGTTGTTCAAGGCGAGCTGCAGCCTCCACACGTGGCGGCACGAGTCCTCGCTCAGCACCTGGCTGCACCGCCTGGTGATGAACTCGGGGTGGGACTTCCGCAATCACCGCCGTCACCTCGAGGTCCCCTCGCTTGACGACGGCGCCGTCCCCCACGACATCAACCCGCTGCTGGCCTCCGACCCGATCAGCCGCACGGAGGAGACGCTGCAGCTGCACCAGTCGCTCGCGCGTCTGCACCCGGACCAGCGGCGCGCGCTGTGGCTCATCGACATCGAGGGGTGGACGATCGGGCACGTCGCCGAGCGGGAGGGCGTGCGGCCGGGGACCATCAAGTCGCGCCGCAACCGGGCGCGGGAGGCGCTGCGCGCGGAGCTGGCGCGGGAATGTTCCACGGTGACGGAGCGTTGA
- the trxB gene encoding thioredoxin-disulfide reductase, producing MTVHDVAIIGSGPAGYTAAIYAARAELKPIMFEGYEYGGSLMNTTDVENFPGFQDGIMGPDLMMQMRGQAERFGTDMRMELVDKVELDGPVKRIHVGDEVHEARTVILATGAAPRLLGVPGENELMGRGVSSCATCDGFFFKGQEIAVIGGGDSAMEEATFLTKFADKVTIVHRREEFRASAIMLERARANEKIEWALNKVVDHVIEKDNKVGGIVLRDTITGELSELPVAAMFVAIGHDPRSGFLDGQVELKEGGYVKVSEPSTATSAPGVFACGDLVDDHYQQAVTAAGSGCRAAIDAEHYLAAL from the coding sequence ATGACCGTTCACGACGTCGCCATCATCGGTTCCGGCCCCGCCGGCTACACCGCCGCCATCTACGCCGCGCGCGCAGAGCTCAAGCCCATCATGTTCGAGGGCTACGAGTACGGCGGTTCGCTGATGAACACCACCGACGTGGAAAACTTCCCCGGCTTCCAGGACGGCATCATGGGCCCGGACCTGATGATGCAGATGCGGGGCCAGGCCGAGCGTTTCGGCACCGACATGCGCATGGAGCTCGTGGACAAGGTGGAGCTGGACGGTCCCGTGAAGCGGATCCACGTGGGCGACGAGGTCCACGAGGCCCGCACCGTCATCCTCGCCACCGGCGCCGCCCCGCGTCTGCTGGGTGTCCCGGGTGAGAACGAGCTCATGGGCCGCGGCGTGTCCTCGTGCGCGACCTGCGACGGCTTCTTCTTCAAGGGCCAGGAGATCGCGGTCATCGGTGGCGGTGACTCCGCGATGGAGGAGGCCACCTTCCTGACGAAGTTCGCCGACAAGGTGACCATCGTGCACCGTCGTGAGGAGTTCCGCGCGTCCGCCATCATGCTGGAGCGGGCCCGCGCCAACGAGAAGATCGAGTGGGCCCTGAACAAGGTGGTGGACCACGTCATCGAGAAGGACAACAAGGTCGGCGGCATCGTGCTGCGCGACACGATCACCGGTGAGCTGTCCGAGCTGCCGGTCGCCGCGATGTTCGTCGCCATCGGCCACGACCCGCGTTCCGGTTTCCTCGACGGTCAGGTCGAGCTGAAGGAGGGCGGCTACGTGAAGGTGTCCGAGCCGTCCACCGCGACCTCCGCCCCGGGCGTCTTCGCCTGCGGCGATCTTGTCGACGACCACTACCAGCAGGCCGTCACCGCCGCCGGCTCCGGTTGCCGCGCCGCCATCGACGCTGAGCACTATCTCGCCGCCCTCTAA